The following DNA comes from Thermoplasmata archaeon.
TCGGGTTCCGGGTCATCGACATCGCCCCGTTCGTCGCGGCTCTCGAGGCCCACCTCCGGCCCGGCCGTTCCGACCGGGTGGCGCGCGGGAATCTTCGGGCGCGCACGCGCATGATCGTCCTCTACTTCGTGGCGAACACGGAGGATCGGGTCGTCGTCGGGACCGGGAACAGGAGCGAGGTCCTGACCGGGTACTTCACCAAGTTCGGCGACGGGGCGGCGGACTTCCTGCCCATCGGCGACCTCTACAAGACCCAGGTCCGCGCCATGGCCCGGCACCTCGGTCTGCCGAAGCGGATCGTCGACAAGATCCCGACCGCGGCGCTGTGGCCCGGACAGACCGACGAGGGGGAGCTGGGCTTGTCCTACGAGGAGCTGGACCGCATCCTCCTGGGGCTGGAGCTCCAGATGGAGCCCGAGGTCATCGCGGAGAAGACGAACGTCTCCCTGGACTGCGTGCGGCACGTGCAGGGGCTCGTGGACGCGGGCGTGCACAAGCGCAAGATGGCCCTAATCCCGAAGCTCGGCGTCCGCACGGTCGGGCTGGACTGGCGGGAGTAGGCTCCGGCGCTCCCCGTACGCTCGGAGGAAGCCCTCCCGGTCGTCCACGTCGAACACGATCTGGGTGGCCGCGAGCCCGAAGGACGACCAGAACCGCCGCGGGCGGTCCAGGCGGGCGAGCAGGAGTCCCGCCTTCCCGCCCGTGACGTAGA
Coding sequences within:
- a CDS encoding NAD+ synthase — encoded protein: MADLVPRFREEHVALIESFIAHQVAASRRRGVVLGLSGGVDSALVARLCADALGAKRVLALALPDGKGGKDLEDARAYADDLGVGFRVIDIAPFVAALEAHLRPGRSDRVARGNLRARTRMIVLYFVANTEDRVVVGTGNRSEVLTGYFTKFGDGAADFLPIGDLYKTQVRAMARHLGLPKRIVDKIPTAALWPGQTDEGELGLSYEELDRILLGLELQMEPEVIAEKTNVSLDCVRHVQGLVDAGVHKRKMALIPKLGVRTVGLDWRE